The following proteins are encoded in a genomic region of Thermococcus henrietii:
- a CDS encoding PIN domain-containing protein — translation MKVLIDTNVLAQWYIIKSTVEGVEVFEKSIKEAYGRRAQSYEFVEYVIRERPSKAKFYVNSVILSELMNVLVEDFVYNSMWMDGISPVYFQRYYTRYLPSERDLDDILSEVLEATSIIESVFEKLGCEIEGPADYYNVTYFLGRGGVKTQDAHLLAVALKSGIDFFVTMDSGILNLMRKKDVREFLETKRLNIVKPKAMYNILRNF, via the coding sequence ATGAAGGTTCTCATTGATACCAACGTCCTTGCTCAGTGGTATATTATTAAATCTACCGTCGAGGGTGTTGAGGTTTTTGAAAAGAGTATTAAGGAGGCTTATGGCCGTCGAGCTCAGTCTTATGAGTTTGTTGAATATGTTATTAGGGAGCGTCCGAGCAAGGCAAAATTTTATGTTAACTCTGTTATTCTCTCGGAGCTTATGAACGTTCTTGTTGAGGATTTTGTGTACAATTCAATGTGGATGGATGGCATTTCACCGGTTTATTTTCAGCGTTATTATACCCGATACCTCCCGTCCGAGAGGGATTTGGATGATATTCTCAGCGAGGTTCTGGAAGCTACTTCAATCATTGAGAGTGTTTTTGAGAAACTCGGTTGCGAGATTGAGGGACCCGCCGATTATTACAACGTCACTTATTTCCTCGGGAGGGGTGGTGTTAAAACTCAGGATGCCCACCTTTTGGCTGTAGCGTTGAAGTCCGGAATTGATTTTTTCGTCACTATGGATTCGGGGATTTTGAACCTTATGAGGAAGAAAGACGTGAGGGAGTTCCTTGAGACTAAACGGCTGAACATTGTTAAGCCGAAGGCGATGTACAATATTCTCCGCAATTTTTGA
- a CDS encoding S9 family peptidase → MKGLTEKDLGKFRLVGNLDAFRRKVVFQVTDISVEKDDYFSKLYLYDGRRVKPFTSGKKDSNPRFSPDGKLIAFTSKRDKESKEAELYVIPTDGGEARLLAKFKYGIKNLRFTEDGKSIAVITPIDIEKKPKDDVHLIKEIPFWFNGVGWVYGKRSVVYLVDVETGRKKRVTPKNLDVSQVRFHNGRLYFIAQEDRERKPMVSDLYLLEGRKAKRLTPGKWSVSDFIPLDDGTFILKANTRERGIPTNTHIYHYNPETGGMRKLTADLDRSAYNSLNSDVRGAQRAELVFRDGWVYYVATDGPRANLFRVNLEGKIERVISGDRSVESFAIGDYIAFTAQDAVIPLELYVLRDGREKKVTDFNGWIKDYKLSRPEHFTVKASDGVEIDAWIMKPVDFEPGKKYPAVLEIHGGPKTAYGYAFMHEFHVLTAKGFVVIFSNPRGSDGYGEEFADIRGHYGERDYKDLMEVVDEALRRFDFIDGERLGVTGGSYGGFMTNWIVGHTKRFKSAVTQRSISNWVSFFGTTDIGYFFAPDQIGGDPWSNTDGYWEKSPLKYAPNVETPLLIIHSMEDYRCWLPEALQFYTALKYLGKTVELALFPGENHDLSRSGKPKHRVKRLELIVGWMERWLGGL, encoded by the coding sequence ATGAAAGGTCTGACCGAGAAGGACCTCGGAAAGTTCAGGCTCGTCGGCAACCTCGACGCCTTCAGGCGGAAGGTCGTCTTTCAGGTCACGGACATAAGCGTCGAGAAGGACGACTACTTCTCAAAGCTTTACCTCTACGACGGCAGAAGGGTTAAGCCCTTCACATCAGGAAAGAAGGACTCAAACCCGCGCTTCTCCCCGGACGGGAAGCTGATAGCCTTCACCTCCAAGCGCGATAAGGAGAGCAAGGAAGCCGAGCTCTACGTTATCCCAACCGACGGCGGTGAGGCGAGACTCTTGGCGAAGTTCAAGTACGGGATTAAGAACCTCCGCTTCACCGAGGACGGTAAGAGCATAGCCGTTATAACGCCGATAGACATTGAGAAGAAGCCCAAAGATGACGTTCACCTTATCAAGGAGATTCCCTTCTGGTTCAACGGCGTCGGCTGGGTCTACGGGAAGAGGAGCGTTGTCTATCTAGTAGACGTCGAAACCGGCAGGAAAAAGCGCGTAACGCCCAAGAACCTCGACGTCTCGCAGGTCCGCTTCCACAACGGGAGGCTCTACTTTATAGCTCAAGAAGACCGCGAGAGGAAGCCAATGGTGAGCGACCTTTACCTGCTCGAAGGCAGGAAGGCGAAGCGCCTGACTCCAGGAAAATGGAGCGTGAGCGACTTCATTCCGCTCGACGACGGCACTTTCATCCTCAAGGCCAACACGCGCGAGCGTGGGATTCCGACGAACACCCACATCTACCACTACAACCCCGAGACGGGTGGGATGAGAAAGCTCACCGCTGACCTGGACCGCTCGGCCTACAACTCCCTCAACAGCGACGTTCGTGGAGCACAGAGGGCCGAGCTGGTCTTCAGGGACGGCTGGGTCTACTACGTCGCAACCGACGGTCCAAGGGCGAACCTCTTCAGGGTGAACCTTGAGGGGAAGATAGAGCGCGTTATCAGCGGTGATAGGAGCGTCGAGAGCTTTGCAATCGGCGACTACATAGCCTTCACCGCCCAGGACGCGGTCATCCCTCTGGAACTCTACGTTCTCCGCGACGGCAGGGAGAAGAAGGTCACCGACTTCAACGGCTGGATTAAGGACTACAAGCTCTCCAGACCGGAGCATTTCACGGTTAAGGCCAGCGATGGAGTAGAGATAGACGCCTGGATTATGAAGCCCGTTGACTTCGAGCCGGGAAAGAAATACCCGGCCGTTCTCGAAATCCACGGCGGGCCGAAGACGGCCTACGGATACGCCTTCATGCACGAGTTCCACGTTTTGACGGCTAAAGGCTTCGTGGTGATATTCTCGAACCCGCGCGGTAGCGACGGCTACGGTGAGGAGTTCGCCGATATAAGGGGCCACTATGGGGAGCGCGATTATAAGGACCTCATGGAGGTCGTTGACGAGGCCTTAAGGAGATTCGACTTCATCGACGGGGAGAGGCTCGGCGTCACGGGCGGTTCCTACGGGGGCTTCATGACCAACTGGATAGTCGGCCACACCAAGCGCTTCAAGTCTGCCGTGACCCAGCGCTCAATCTCCAACTGGGTGAGCTTCTTCGGCACGACTGACATCGGCTACTTCTTTGCTCCAGACCAGATAGGGGGTGACCCCTGGAGCAACACCGACGGCTACTGGGAGAAGAGCCCGCTTAAATACGCGCCGAACGTGGAAACGCCACTCCTGATAATCCATTCGATGGAGGACTACCGCTGCTGGCTTCCGGAGGCGTTGCAGTTCTACACGGCTCTCAAATACCTCGGCAAGACCGTTGAGCTCGCCCTCTTTCCGGGTGAGAACCACGACCTTAGCAGGAGCGGAAAGCCGAAGCACAGGGTTAAGAGGCTTGAGCTTATCGTAGGGTGGATGGAGAGGTGGTTGGGGGGGCTATGA